The proteins below come from a single Clarias gariepinus isolate MV-2021 ecotype Netherlands chromosome 17, CGAR_prim_01v2, whole genome shotgun sequence genomic window:
- the zar1l gene encoding ZAR1-like protein has protein sequence MYCTSTAMEALTFSAYNFSGYPGYFPFYHGNAKFKPQNWNKKGGFGVMPELPEYFEIYKRAQLKAILSQVNPNLTPRLRKANTKEFGVQVNPKVNATVQCSLGPKTLFYREDKWDSPKTSSPQRPSLPSTPVNNVRFSRPVAIYSPVFDRRFFSMPARADDLDRDATQGGSEEEDRAEETEARDTEGGNARAKERQCPAFQSRAPTKFNFQFLEQKYGYYHCSKCNIRWESAYVWCISGTCKVYFKQHCRKCQTGLNPYRVESIQCQVCARTRCCCERKQRHIDIRRPHRQNLCGRCKGKRLSCDTTYSFKYIV, from the exons atgtactgtacgtcCACCGCGATGGAAGCCTTGACATTTTCTGCCTATAACTTCAGCGGCTATCCGGGTTATTTTCCGTTTTACCATGGGAACGCTAAATTCAAGCCCCAGAACTGGAACAAAAAGGGCGGTTTTGGGGTCATGCCCGAGCTCCCTGAGTATTTTGAAATCTACAAGCGCGCTCAGCTAAAAGCTATCTTGTCTCAGGTGAACCCGAATCTGACTCCACGCCTGCGCAAAGCCAACACCAAAGAGTTCGGGGTTCAGGTGAATCCGAAGGTGAACGCCACGGTGCAGTGCTCTCTCGGACCCAAGACGCTGTTTTATCGCGAAGACAAGTGGGACTCCCCGAAGACGAGCAGTCCGCAGAGACCGAGCCTCCCCAGCACTCCCGTGAACAATGTGCGCTTCTCCCGGCCCGTTGCCATTTACTCGCCCGTGTTTGACCGCAGGTTTTTCTCCATGCCAGCCCGCGCTGATGACCTGGACAGGGATGCGACGCAGGGCGGCTCTGAGGAGGAAGACCGCGCAGAGGAAACGGAGGCGCGCGACACCGAGGGCGGAAATGCGCGCGCAAAGGAGCGCCAGTGCCCTGCCTTCCAGAGTCGCGCGCCCACAAAGTTTAACTTCCAG TTTCTGGAGCAGAAGTATGGGTATTACCACTGCAGTAAGTGCAACATCCGCTGGGAGAGCGCGTACGTCTGGTGCATCTCTGGAACTTGCAAG GTTTACTTCAAGCAGCACTGCAGGAAATGCCAGACTGGACTGAACCCATATAGAGTGGAGTCAATTCAGTGTCAG GTATGTGCACGGACACGATGCTGCTGTGAGCGGAAGCAGAGGCACATTGACATTCGGCGTCCTCATCGCCAGAACCTGTGTGGCCGCTGCAAGGGCAAAAGGCTGTCCTGTGACACCACCTACAGCTTCAAATATATAGTCTGA